In Phragmitibacter flavus, one DNA window encodes the following:
- a CDS encoding BrnA antitoxin family protein, with the protein MRKEYDFSKAERNPYVKRLKKAVTIRLEPDVIHYFKSLSTETGIPYQNLINLYLVDCAKEGRRLELNWKQ; encoded by the coding sequence ATGAGGAAAGAATACGATTTTTCCAAAGCGGAGCGGAACCCTTATGTCAAGCGGCTCAAGAAGGCGGTGACCATCCGCCTTGAGCCGGACGTGATCCACTACTTCAAGTCCCTTTCAACTGAAACCGGTATTCCCTACCAAAATCTCATCAACTTGTATTTGGTCGACTGCGCGAAAGAAGGCAGGAGGCTAGAGTTGAACTGGAAACAATGA
- a CDS encoding DUF4145 domain-containing protein, whose translation MIDRSEFAHHLATLDLSHLDRAVALLYYYRQSQEFEERSAGALASDLHEEGFPKANVTRLRDELSRSRYTAKGKQKGTFQLDLRRLSELDAAYSDVLSIRKVKVVGNVIPTEWITGTRPYLEQMVHQINATYEYGLYDACAVLCRRLMESLIIEIYIQEGRQHQIQVNGVFMMLERLVATISADTAITLSRNSPKTMKEIKQLGDTAAHDRTYITPQVDIDDVKARYRQLLQELLVKAGIKKT comes from the coding sequence ATGATTGATCGCTCGGAATTTGCCCATCATCTCGCGACTCTTGACCTTTCCCACTTGGATAGGGCAGTCGCGTTGCTTTACTATTACAGGCAGTCACAGGAATTTGAAGAGCGGTCGGCAGGTGCATTGGCATCGGATTTACACGAGGAAGGCTTTCCGAAGGCTAATGTGACTCGATTGCGCGATGAACTTTCTCGTAGTCGATACACAGCAAAGGGCAAACAGAAGGGCACCTTTCAGCTTGATTTGCGGAGGCTCAGCGAACTTGATGCCGCCTATAGCGACGTATTAAGCATTCGCAAGGTTAAGGTTGTCGGGAACGTCATTCCTACAGAATGGATAACAGGAACACGTCCTTATTTGGAACAGATGGTTCACCAAATTAATGCAACCTATGAGTATGGGCTTTACGACGCGTGTGCTGTTCTGTGTCGGCGTCTGATGGAGTCTCTGATTATCGAGATTTACATTCAAGAGGGTCGTCAGCATCAGATTCAAGTCAATGGAGTTTTTATGATGCTGGAACGATTGGTAGCGACCATATCAGCAGACACAGCCATAACATTGTCGCGCAATTCTCCGAAAACAATGAAGGAGATAAAGCAGCTTGGCGATACTGCTGCGCATGACCGCACTTATATCACACCCCAAGTAGATATTGATGACGTCAAGGCCCGCTACCGGCAGCTCCTTCAAGAGCTTCTAGTTAAAGCCGGAATAAAGAAGACGTAG
- a CDS encoding BrnT family toxin translates to MNDLSFEWDPVKAARNAAKHGVTFEEARAVFLDEHALVIPDPDHSQQEERFIIMGQGAKLRVLVVVHCFRQKGSSIRIVSARRARTKEQKPYWENLK, encoded by the coding sequence GTGAATGATCTTTCCTTTGAATGGGACCCGGTCAAGGCTGCGAGGAACGCTGCCAAGCACGGTGTCACATTCGAGGAAGCCCGGGCAGTTTTCTTAGACGAGCATGCCTTGGTCATCCCTGATCCTGACCACTCTCAGCAAGAAGAGAGATTCATCATTATGGGACAGGGGGCTAAATTGCGCGTGCTTGTTGTGGTTCACTGTTTTAGGCAGAAAGGCTCATCCATTCGAATAGTCTCTGCCCGGCGAGCCAGAACCAAAGAACAAAAACCCTATTGGGAGAACCTAAAATGA
- a CDS encoding DUF1501 domain-containing protein, with product MSTNKFPCAGVRALHAPTRRDFLYSLGASLGSVAFSSLLAAQEKQGHLPAKAKNVIFLMMEGGPSHIDTFDPKPLLDRMHLKEFTREGQQKSAMESGKRYYVRSPFKFIKAGQSGADMAENWSHLAKVADDLCFFRGCTVDSVNHPTAMYQMNCGNRFGGDPGIGAWINYGLGSLNQNLPGFIVLPEVSYPQGGAANWSNGYLPAQFQGTPLRPKGSPILDLSPPAGITTEHQRKNLDLIAQLNQSHAAEHPYHDELTARMDNYELAFRMQMQIPEVLDLTNEDPATKTLYGIDNPSTDAFGRKCLLARKLVEKGVRFVQLYHGSWDSHDYIERAHDNLVRGVDQPIAALITDLKQRGLLDSTLIVWCGEFGRTPDNGVRGGTAYGRDHNPNAMTIWLAGGGCNAGHTIGATDEFGMQAVEGKAHIRDFHVTLLRLLGLDDNKLTFYHGGRFKQLSQFGGTVIKDLIA from the coding sequence ATGTCTACTAACAAATTCCCCTGCGCCGGCGTCCGTGCCCTGCATGCCCCCACGCGCCGCGATTTCCTTTACAGCCTCGGTGCCTCACTCGGCAGCGTCGCCTTCAGTTCCCTGCTCGCTGCCCAGGAGAAACAAGGTCACCTTCCCGCCAAGGCCAAAAACGTCATCTTCCTCATGATGGAAGGCGGTCCTTCGCACATCGACACCTTCGATCCCAAACCCCTCCTGGACCGCATGCACCTCAAGGAATTCACCCGCGAGGGCCAGCAAAAATCCGCCATGGAAAGCGGCAAACGTTATTACGTGCGCAGCCCCTTCAAGTTCATCAAGGCCGGACAAAGCGGAGCCGACATGGCCGAAAACTGGAGCCATCTCGCCAAGGTCGCCGACGACCTTTGCTTCTTCCGCGGTTGCACCGTCGACAGCGTCAACCACCCCACCGCCATGTATCAGATGAACTGCGGCAATCGGTTTGGCGGCGACCCCGGCATCGGCGCATGGATCAACTACGGTCTCGGCTCCCTCAACCAAAACCTCCCCGGCTTCATCGTCCTTCCCGAAGTCAGCTACCCTCAAGGCGGCGCCGCCAATTGGAGCAACGGCTACCTTCCCGCCCAGTTTCAAGGCACGCCATTGCGCCCCAAAGGATCGCCCATTCTTGATCTCTCCCCACCCGCTGGCATCACCACCGAACACCAACGCAAAAATCTCGACCTCATCGCCCAGCTCAATCAAAGCCACGCCGCCGAACATCCTTATCACGACGAACTCACCGCGCGCATGGACAACTACGAGCTCGCCTTCCGCATGCAGATGCAGATCCCCGAAGTCCTCGACCTCACCAACGAAGATCCTGCCACCAAAACCCTCTACGGCATCGACAACCCCTCCACCGATGCCTTCGGACGCAAGTGTCTCCTCGCCCGCAAACTCGTCGAAAAAGGCGTCCGTTTCGTTCAGCTTTATCACGGCTCCTGGGACAGCCACGACTACATTGAACGCGCCCACGACAACCTCGTGCGCGGCGTCGATCAACCCATCGCCGCTCTCATCACCGACCTCAAACAACGCGGCCTGCTCGACAGCACCCTCATCGTCTGGTGCGGAGAATTTGGGCGCACTCCCGACAACGGCGTGCGCGGCGGCACCGCTTACGGACGCGACCACAATCCCAACGCCATGACCATCTGGCTCGCCGGAGGCGGCTGCAACGCCGGCCACACCATCGGCGCGACTGACGAATTCGGCATGCAGGCCGTCGAAGGCAAGGCCCACATCCGCGATTTTCACGTCACCCTCCTCCGCCTCCTCGGCCTCGACGACAACAAACTCACCTTCTACCACGGCGGTCGATTCAAACAACTCAGCCAGTTCGGCGGCACCGTCATCAAGGACCTCATCGCTTGA
- a CDS encoding sigma-70 family RNA polymerase sigma factor: protein MVDPSSHSSTENLVLLLTQHQDQLFRYIFSLVPREADARDILQETSLALFRKLDQYDPTRPFLPWAYRFAYLQVQRHREKNSRSPLVLFSEDIVDLLASERAHIEPQLEERLHHLDHCLEKLTASEKDLITRRYALRQSAEEIMQHSALTRRTLFRNLEMLRQRLHECVTQQLSSISPS, encoded by the coding sequence ATGGTCGACCCCTCATCCCATTCCAGCACGGAAAACCTGGTCCTGCTTCTCACCCAGCATCAGGATCAACTCTTCCGCTACATTTTCAGCCTTGTGCCGCGTGAAGCCGATGCCCGCGACATCCTTCAAGAAACCAGCCTCGCCCTGTTCCGTAAACTCGACCAATACGATCCCACCCGCCCCTTCCTCCCCTGGGCCTACCGCTTCGCCTATCTCCAGGTGCAACGACACCGCGAAAAAAACTCCCGCTCTCCTCTGGTTCTCTTCAGCGAAGACATCGTCGACCTCCTCGCCAGTGAACGCGCCCACATCGAACCCCAACTCGAAGAACGCCTTCATCATCTCGACCACTGCCTCGAAAAACTGACCGCTTCCGAAAAAGATCTCATCACCCGCCGCTACGCCCTTCGCCAAAGCGCAGAGGAGATCATGCAACACTCCGCCCTCACCCGCCGCACCCTTTTTCGCAATTTGGAGATGCTTCGCCAGCGCCTGCATGAATGCGTCACCCAACAGCTCTCCTCCATTTCCCCTTCATGA
- a CDS encoding mevalonate kinase family protein, whose protein sequence is MVIRKKSYARAGLVGNPSDGYFGKTISFIIRNFEAEVVLYETPELRIEPNYRDHSVFDDISHLAKDVGQFGYYGGIRLLKATVKVFHDYCVREGIALHDRNFTLRYESNIPPQVGMAGSSAIICSCMRALMEFYEVEVPKEKQPNLVLSVENDELGIPAGLQDRVIQVFEGVVFMDFNRGHVEELGHGIYEEIDPTLLPPLYVAYTKKLSEGTEVFHNDIRSRWKRGERDVVSAMYHWAALAERVKEMLLSGRGRDIGPLLNENFDLRRRLYQISKGNIDMVEAARSVGASAKFTGSGGAIVGTYEDDAMFSKIQEVMEPMGIAVIRPQVLPVG, encoded by the coding sequence ATGGTCATCCGCAAAAAATCCTATGCTCGTGCCGGCCTGGTCGGCAATCCTTCCGATGGCTATTTTGGAAAGACGATTTCGTTCATCATCCGCAATTTTGAGGCGGAGGTGGTGCTGTATGAGACGCCGGAGCTGCGGATCGAGCCGAATTACCGGGACCATTCCGTGTTTGATGACATCTCGCATCTGGCGAAGGACGTAGGGCAGTTTGGTTATTATGGTGGCATCCGATTGCTGAAGGCGACGGTGAAGGTGTTTCACGATTACTGCGTGCGGGAAGGGATCGCGCTTCACGACCGCAACTTTACGCTGAGGTATGAGAGCAACATTCCGCCGCAAGTGGGAATGGCGGGCAGCAGTGCGATCATTTGTTCCTGCATGCGGGCGCTGATGGAATTTTATGAGGTTGAGGTGCCGAAGGAAAAGCAGCCGAATCTGGTGTTGAGCGTGGAGAACGATGAACTTGGCATTCCAGCGGGATTGCAGGACCGGGTGATTCAGGTTTTTGAAGGGGTGGTGTTCATGGACTTCAACCGTGGTCACGTGGAGGAGTTGGGCCATGGGATTTATGAGGAGATCGATCCGACCCTGCTGCCGCCGCTGTATGTCGCCTACACGAAAAAGTTGAGCGAGGGGACCGAAGTGTTTCACAACGACATCCGCAGTCGTTGGAAGCGTGGCGAGCGGGATGTGGTTTCGGCGATGTATCACTGGGCCGCTTTGGCGGAGCGCGTGAAGGAGATGTTGTTGAGCGGTCGTGGTCGTGACATTGGACCGTTGTTGAACGAGAATTTTGATCTACGTCGTCGTTTGTATCAGATCAGCAAAGGCAACATCGACATGGTGGAAGCCGCGCGTTCCGTGGGGGCGAGTGCCAAGTTCACCGGCAGCGGCGGGGCGATTGTGGGGACCTATGAGGATGACGCGATGTTCTCAAAAATTCAGGAAGTCATGGAGCCAATGGGGATCGCCGTGATCCGGCCGCAGGTGCTGCCGGTGGGGTAG
- a CDS encoding LamG-like jellyroll fold domain-containing protein, translated as MNLTTLIHARLDGEITPEQLQQLENHLRNDWQARRHYLELADQHARLLQQPAINTGRLQEQRNSETPIRAPRWRPATTLSLIALAATIAFGIYLFQPPPSNLEPTSNGVAILSQTLDAEFAKDTTLSRSDTLSPGIIRIDQGLAQIEFFSGATALIEGSAEIEIISAWEARCLRGRVRVHVPPAAKGFLMHAPDMKLEDLGTEFALNVQDQTSAVHVFDGEVIAHTPRQKPASLTRGMTFSPATTSSTSQDFLPISQIQDLVQQRQNQRFESWKSSSQQSRHDPRLIALYLFNQESADPWDRLINNLTLPPQDQRAGGAVGARWTQGRWPQKQALEFKRPGDRVRINLDGTYNALTFSCWIKVDSVDKKYNSLLLTDGYENGEPHWQIFEDGSLMFSIKHQPDHVPPSTKYNQIYYSPPVFHSDTLGRWHHIAVTYNNTDGTVIQYFDGKPVSRAISPLHQPGRPITYGPCEIGNWGLPTSPSNFPIRNLNGSIDEFAIYHTALTPAEISTIFTTGSPQ; from the coding sequence ATGAATCTCACCACCCTCATCCATGCCCGGCTCGACGGTGAGATCACGCCCGAGCAACTGCAACAACTTGAAAACCATCTGCGCAACGACTGGCAGGCACGCCGACACTATCTTGAACTCGCCGACCAGCACGCCCGCCTGCTTCAGCAACCCGCCATCAACACCGGTCGACTCCAGGAGCAAAGAAATTCGGAAACCCCCATCCGCGCCCCTCGATGGAGACCCGCCACCACCCTCTCTCTCATCGCCCTCGCCGCCACCATCGCCTTTGGCATCTACCTGTTCCAACCCCCGCCATCCAATTTGGAACCCACCTCCAACGGCGTCGCCATTCTCAGCCAAACCCTCGACGCCGAGTTTGCTAAAGACACCACTCTTTCCCGAAGCGACACCCTCAGTCCCGGCATCATCCGCATCGACCAAGGCCTCGCCCAAATTGAATTTTTCAGCGGAGCCACCGCCCTGATCGAAGGCAGCGCCGAGATCGAAATCATCTCCGCCTGGGAAGCCCGTTGTTTACGTGGTCGCGTCCGAGTTCACGTCCCGCCCGCCGCCAAAGGTTTCCTCATGCACGCCCCCGACATGAAACTCGAAGACCTCGGCACCGAATTCGCCCTCAATGTTCAGGATCAAACCAGCGCCGTGCATGTCTTCGATGGCGAAGTCATCGCCCACACTCCTCGACAGAAACCCGCCAGCCTCACCCGAGGCATGACCTTCTCGCCCGCCACCACCTCCTCAACCTCTCAAGATTTCCTCCCCATCAGCCAGATCCAGGACCTCGTTCAACAGCGTCAGAACCAACGCTTCGAATCCTGGAAATCCTCATCCCAACAATCCCGCCACGATCCCCGACTCATCGCCCTTTATCTGTTCAACCAGGAAAGTGCCGACCCATGGGATCGACTCATCAACAACCTTACCCTACCCCCACAAGATCAACGCGCCGGAGGTGCCGTCGGTGCCCGCTGGACCCAGGGCCGCTGGCCGCAAAAACAAGCCCTTGAATTCAAACGCCCCGGCGACCGCGTGCGCATCAACCTCGACGGCACCTACAACGCCCTCACCTTTTCCTGTTGGATCAAAGTTGACTCGGTCGACAAAAAATACAATTCCCTGCTGCTTACCGACGGTTACGAAAACGGCGAACCTCACTGGCAGATCTTTGAAGATGGCAGCCTGATGTTTTCCATCAAACATCAACCCGACCACGTCCCGCCCTCCACCAAATACAACCAGATCTACTACAGCCCTCCCGTATTCCATTCCGACACTCTCGGACGCTGGCATCACATCGCCGTGACTTACAACAACACCGACGGCACCGTCATCCAATACTTTGACGGTAAACCCGTCAGCCGCGCCATCTCCCCTCTTCATCAACCCGGACGCCCCATCACCTACGGCCCCTGCGAAATCGGCAACTGGGGCCTGCCCACCTCCCCCAGCAATTTTCCCATCCGCAACCTCAACGGCTCCATCGACGAATTCGCCATCTACCACACCGCCCTCACCCCCGCCGAAATCTCCACCATCTTCACCACCGGCAGCCCCCAATAG